The Amphiura filiformis chromosome 15, Afil_fr2py, whole genome shotgun sequence region GCTGACAATATTCCCCAGAATAAAGCCTCCTGTCTCAATTCACTTGTGCACACTACTGGTCTTGTCAACTTCCATTCCATTAAGAACATTTTTTTCTCTTATCTCATTTCTTGAAATATATTACAGCCAAAAGAAAAGAAgcaaaagaaagagaagaaaccAGAAAAAGCACAGAAGAGCGGTGGTGAGGATGATCACATGTATGCAGTGAGTATAATAATGTGTGGATGTTTGTAGGGCATTGATATTGTGTTAACTTTGATTAGAATTGAATCACTTTGTAGACACACACATTACCATAccaatacatgtatgatgtatcatcagggatgtagctacagtgggcggtggtgggctgtagttttggagcccaccactcagctgcaattttagtACCGGAGCCCACCACTCATAAAATTGTACAGTTTTATTGGATTAGTCAaaaatttggtccattttggcaaactattgccaaatatgcaagattttcattaaaTGCAGTTACGCAGCCCACCACTAAAACTATCCTAGCTACATGTACAACCCTGTGTATTATATTCAAATCCACTTTAAAATAAGCACTTTCTAGTTCTACCAGTaccaaattgtaattttttttgagTGTCGACTTTATAAGTGCTCCGTCTTCAATACAGCGGTACAACTAAATTCCATCGAATGACTGaatcaaaatattataatttataagtATCCCTGACAGGAGAGCACAGGGCACTAATTAGGTTCAATAGGGTATGTTTATCTAGACTAAGTACTGGCATATTTTGAACACGTACAGTGCTGGCATAGTGGCATGTTTGAGCTCCATGTGTAGAATGTATTGCCAATTGAATAATAAGGTACTGCTACTAACTACTACCTAACTGCTACCTGTAGCACATGCACTGTTGCTCAAACCCTTTTAAGATATGGTCAATGCTAAAATAATAAGGATGGCAATTGAACTCTATATGAGGCTTAAGCACAGCTATGTTCATTGTTTGGATATGACTGGCATTATGGCATGATAAGATTTTCAGTTTCCATAGAAAGAGCATGCTTGTTGGACTGTTGTTAGCAACTCGAAACCATGCAAAAAGGATAAATAGCCATTTTGATTGGTCCTTGTTTATGATGTTTACCTGCTATCTACAAGTCATAAAGATGTTCATGACAGAATCAAAAGTATGTACtaaatatatttataacactattttagtcaaattttaacattattttgtattttgtttgtgatcatattattttttatttagctCTCAGCAACAAGATTTATTAACGTGAGGGAATTCAGAGGCAAAGTGCTAGTGGACATTAGAGAGTACTACAATAATTCTGATGGGGACCTAAAACCGGGCAAAAAAGGTATCTTCAAGTTCTAGTACATAtagaatatgtgacatgatccagTCCATGATGCCAAAGGTGGCATATTTATAATTGAGATAAAGATAAAAATATGtagtaaaaaatcaataaaatgcataataaaaatagacatcaaaaaacttaagAACTCTAGAACCAAGTATTGTTTTCAGTGTATGATAGCCCAATGTTTATAATCATAGCAACTAAATTTTTttaatgcctcctttggcccccatggaggagattgtgtcacatatattttATGTATCCATGTCATGTATTGCATTCTACTAATAAATGACACCTAGGATATGGTTATCATTTGAAGTAAGTGATGAAGGATTATACTGGATTATATGTAAGTAGGTAATGGCCTAATGGGGCAATGCAAACTGCGCAAGAACATATAAACAATGGTGAACaattaaggttacggagggtgaaaattccactcaacttgtcttttgttttttaatttttatttatgaagtatatgtatatattaaacatctcagagatgtagattgaaaaaattgtatcaacaaagtatttttttaattatttttgtgtacatcaatatttgctctagatatcccacagcactaattcttttttaaagacagttcttgttttaaggggacactacactaaatccttccgcatttggtataactcatggaagaaagagaaggtgtgaggggttatcattttctttggaagggggaatcccaaatatacatggggggcccgtgggttagattttaaaaggtatgccaacatttcctgtcatcctcccctggccctgctctcgggcagcctaactttgccaatgtggaaactttaaatggcctagatattatgatgcagatttgaatgtttctgtagtgtttcctaagctttataaagatgcactgtaaatgtttgccaaaaactgctcccccctcccccattctaccatcccccaggactcataattattatgcacctaatattgtattttcacatgcatttcaatgggacatttatttagtgatgtgcccccttatagtgattattattccagtgcatgaactggcaaccctatcattttcatttgattgctaaaatcactgaagcatatgcacagtggagcatgagtattcaaccagcactatactagacaaaatcaataaaataagtactatcaccttggccctggcaacactaactagcattgtaaacaagttagcacatggtttgaacatgataatagatagtgtggaagttttggcagaaatttgtcaatttctgcaagttttgtgaaaatcaattgatacttcccatgcagtaaggattatcagtagtaatacaggagcactgcacctggaatattatgggattgtgaattgatactgtgaaatagcagaaaatgtgagtacttgaaactaaatgtgtggatatctcagaactccattttggaccatttggcctgatatgctgagatgaaataaattatttttaatgtttcccgtagctgattcataaaattttgatatgcatgtgttagctgatacttcaaacaaataatgtagggaataattgtgtcaatatattggcacactaaattaatattgttgttgcaaaaaagacgacatttaccccatcattttcattgacattctgtgaacatgtaagcttactgttttaaatcaggaggacctatcgaaagaataaataggtacattatttcattggtttgtttgtaacacatatgcgaaatcgcaatgaaatcggaccctctccccatattttcctggcctctttcccaaaaaacctcatgctcatgaaattgaacacaaattgaaacacttacaaagtacatttgtgtatgagctatgacgttaaaagtattacaataataatcattagagtgtcaactttaagatgaagtatgattttaggcctgccatgtttatttttgaaaaacaaaatattttaggtggctacgtgcagccaatttgcctacacaaaagttcaaaatACTGTATAACCTTAAGAGGTTGTAGCGAGCATTTGTGTCTACCTTTCGTCTCTTTCATCAAAATAACCCTCATTTATAGGCATTTATGCTTGTTACAGTATATTGATATAATTTGTTATATTCTCCTTATTTTCAGGTATCAGCTTAACAGCGGACCAATGGAGGAAACTAGTTGACAAAGTAGAGGAAGTTAATGAAAGCATCTCCGAGATCAGCTAAACATGCAGTACATGTATTTCAACATTGTACTGttaaaacaaatttctcccaGGTTTTGACTTTTGAGAATGGtttttttagttgaaatccatacaccccctatggaagatattactttaatctcccacacagagggtgtagatttcagtgAAGACACCAATAATTAtacattttccacagggggtgtgtatttcaactgaaatagcccagtaTCAGATGAGCTGCACATCACTCTCCTGAGGATTTTTAGGAGAGCTATCAGGGGAGTGATTCAAATTGAACATTATTGACTCTTAAAAATATAGTTCAGCTCTACATCACTCTCCTGAAATTGCAGAGTGATTGCTGTTGCTCACCTCAAAAATCAATGCCTCTTCTATACGTTGTATGCAGAGTAAGACAAGTTGTAATTATGGATGTTAGTAGTCAATTGCCTAAAAACTTTGACCAAAAGATGTGGCTTTGTAGCATTTGGATAAGCTTTTTAATGATGGATGTATTTAAGATCAGGGTTTCAACATGTTCTTCTTTAGGCAGTTGCAGGCCTTGTtttaagtatgcctggaccaggagctaaaatgagctcctggtcccaaagatggcctGTTTCTATTCTATATCAAGATTAGCTCTGACAAAGCTATCTGTTATGTACTCTATATAGACAGCAAGTCTGTTGAAATCTGTAACTTGTTGCCATATAATTTGCAAACATTTCAATTGACTGATGGTGGAGATTGTTTTTTCCATGTGACAGAGATTCTGATATGTTAAAAAAGGATAATGGGAACAAAGAAATACAGATATGCCAGATATCTGAGATAAAAAATACCAGTAAAAAGTGAAACTAATTTGAGCTTTATAGATCAGAATAAGTCACCTAAGTCCTTATAGAATCTCTTTCTTGTATTATGGGATAAATAATAACCTCCTCCATCAGGTAAGATCAGGTAAAAAATTTGTTCTTTCAGATAAAATTGTACCCAATGAATTATATCCCAAATTTAACAACTTAAGGTTAGGTTGCCAGGTCAATTAATGACATTCAACTAAAACGAAAGTCAATGCTGTCTTGGATATTTTGTGACCATTCCACCATACTGTAAAACAACTTAATTTCGCTAGCAATTTAATGTTGCTAATTTCACCAGTACCTTCAATTGCTAAATTAAATTGCCGCTAAATAGTTCATTTATAATGGTTTTACATAGCAAGAGGATGCAAATTCAtgaattgaaattgcatcaaaaaGATGACTTCTTGCCAATTCGCCAAATTAAGTTGCTGTGAAATTagtgttttacagtatttatataaGTATTAAAGTGGCAGAATCTACAATATTTTGAATGGTTTAAATCTTATAAAAAATTGTGAACATATTAGGGCTGTCGTCGACAAGGCATTTGTCAACAATGTTGTCGACAAGACACTTTTTCCCAACAGTCGACAATACTAGTCAAATTGTCGACAAGCAAGAAGGAAAAAAAGAGTTTACTAGGCATGTAGCAGCATGATCCAGAATCATACAACCATTGTGATGGATGAACAAGTTACAGAAAGTTTTAACTTCatactttgtttttaattttgttttgtgacAATCACAGTCTTTTGGTTGTTGGGACTGATTTGTTGTCCTTGTAGACAATGTGTCGACATCGGGATTGATTTTTTTGCCGACGACAGCCCTAGAACATATATATGTTTTTATTGCATAACTGTTTGAAAACAAGAGTTGTAAGGATGTGGCCACGATCACTGTGATAATAAATCAAAATACagaccaaaaatatattttcataggGAAGCCTGGAAAAATGTGGAAATGAAGAATATAGCTTCCAGGAAATTCTTGACATTTTTAGGGAAAAATTTTGTTTCCATTATTACATAAGAAATAGTGGGAAATAGTGCTAAATTTTAGTTTTACATATGGATCTTTCTTCCTTAGTTCATAAGTGTTCAGATATATAATTGCAATCAGGCTTTCAATAACACTACCTAGGGGAGAGCTTATGTCATACCGCTGAAAATGGGTGTGTTGCCTATGGGGGTCAACGATAAGTAAGGGGTTTGTTAGCGAACTCAAAACTAGTGCAAATAGCACAAATGTACACAAAAGAGCGTTTGTGTGTAAGCACTGACAAGTTGAGTTCTCTGTATGCTCAGATGAGTGATGTCGCCAAGTCCCAATGCTGTACcagcgtcagctgaattcaaatATGCTTAGAGGGCACAGAAATTCCAATGTGTTATTAATAAATCTATGGCTTATGGAAACGAGCCTTTGTTGTACTGAGCCCTCAATATGTCTTTAATAAGCAGCATATTTGGTAATTTAAGTTGGTACATTTGTTTGTCATGTTTTGAATGTTAGTCATTTCACTTGTTTTGTAAAAACTTGACAGTAAACTATATTGTAAGAACTATAAACATGTTTATTATTGATCGCTGAGTAATACGCTAGGTAAAAGTTGTGTTTGATATGTGCATGTAAATGTTATATaatgattttaaaacatttaagatGATTATGTTAAGTTTATTGGTGTAATTACCACATATTGATGAATACTCATGAAAACAAACTGTCCGCAACATTGTCCTTTATATTATAAAACTACAGAGGGCAGTGAtaccaatatatttatttttaaagtaaattttgCCATGGTCGCCTAGAAGGGTATGTAGGGACAGTTTATTGTAGTTTAGTATTCAGTACTTTGAGGAAATCACAACAATTATGTAATTCATATttagatttgaaaaaaattagatacatgacacatatcattatatttactAGTCTCAGATTAAACGAAGGGTACCCTATTTACCATTTGATTTGGATATTTAAGTGTTTTACTTAATTTTCACCCGGGCAAGTCTgggacaaaataaataaaataataaaatatcttaAGTTAACAATAAGTATGATGCCACTTGCCTAATGTAAGTTTAAGAAATACTACGTTGcataactttcattataatttttaaaaataaaatgtaattaCATGTATCAAAGAATCTTGCAATGCAGAAGTTATGGCACCAAATATGGAAACAAATAAATAGTGAGCAAATCTAAGATTATCCCTGCAAATATTTTGCATTCATCATGTTTTCTTATGCGAGATTCCTTGTTCATGTGTTTGCACAGTGAACTACAGAGGCAGATGCAGATACATACAGAGTGTTCATGTATTTACTTCACCTAATGTGACACATATTTAATTGTGATTTTAGCTCAGTATGATATTAGATTAACTTTtctatcaagcaaaatcagattGTTATGCAGCAAAAACCCATGCGgaactttttatataaaaaataaagttgaaaatgtttcaaaagcgATCTTGAGTATCTTTTCCGTTATTTCCATTGTTTTGGTAGACTCATTCAAACTGTAATATTATGAAATATGGATGATGTTTGCATGTAGactaaaaacattttggttgttgtAAGTGCGTCAAAATAACAAGTCAGGCGAGTCTTAAGTTATCATGACCACTACCATCATATTCCACAATTTCAAGATGTTTATGCACATGCTTTTACCAATCCTTGAGATTCAAAGCTAGAGATTTGTGCtaaattcaatttcaaattatAGAAAAATGTCAAACAATATGATAACTGTAaacttatttttcaaatgttcCAGTACATAATCATTTCTTTTGTCTCGTAAATGTTGTCTTAAGGCATTTTATGCATCGACAAGTTTTATGGATTTTACAAATGATTAAAGAAGGCGAAATTTAATGCGCTCATATGTCTAAAAAATTCTGAAACTGATGAATTACTGAAATTCCCAATTGGTGGGTCCCAAGAACGTTTATACCGAACTAAATTAGGGTTGAGCAAAGTTGCATCTGGCAAAACAGTATAATATTACTCAATGAAAAAATGCAGTGTCTTTTTGTAATTAAAGGTGTGAGTAGCTGCAACTGTTGTGTATGGCACGTTCTGGTGCAGGCATCGTCGCATGTTTTATCAGTCCTGTTACTCAAATACATCTACTGCCCTCTGTAAATAACATCACAATAATTCATCATCGTGATTCTGGCAACCCCCATATTTTGCAAAGAGTATTATTGTCTGCAGATTTAACACCACCCAAAAACCCAATCGGGTCCGACCTAAATGGCTGGTACAAAAATACAGTGTTGATTTAATAGAAAAGAAGGTTTGAAAAGAATGCTGGTATGCCTGTTTTTGTTATAACTGTACTTTTGTGGATGGTTTTCAcaacatttaagcataaaaagattacaCTTGCTGGAATTTTAGGCACGTTTTCGGATCTACACCACCAGATGATGTATCTTCATATAAATGCATCGTGCTGTAAGATTGATAGggtttacataattttcaatgcaCCACCGCGAAAAATCGAGCTGCTTACCTCCCAAAAAATTGTTGGTTATGGTAGAAGATAAGTATTAGgtatggtgttttgaatgaaccagtgAGTTTTTTAAAACTCCAGAAAACGATGAATTCATCTGTACACATAAAAGAATGAGAATAATTAGCTTTAAACTAAGAAACGGTGTGCATTACCATTGTTCTTTTTTTCGTTACTGATT contains the following coding sequences:
- the LOC140171504 gene encoding activated RNA polymerase II transcriptional coactivator p15-like translates to MSSKFKSKARLSSSDSDSEPEYKPKEKKQKKEKKPEKAQKSGGEDDHMYALSATRFINVREFRGKVLVDIREYYNNSDGDLKPGKKGISLTADQWRKLVDKVEEVNESISEIS